In Phaeodactylum tricornutum CCAP 1055/1 PHATR_bd_38x36 genomic scaffold, whole genome shotgun sequence, a genomic segment contains:
- a CDS encoding predicted protein → MVPAKTDAIPAPLPSPPSPHTSAIADTGCTGHYITINCPHTDKRPANPSLAVRVPNGAVLRSSHIATLALPGFSPSACQAHIFPGLASHPLISIGQLCDDGCTATFSATSLEIHRDTTLLLSGTRAPTTGLWHLDLTPAQPPATAHALVPNTPIADRIAFVHASLFSPTLSTWCQALDSGHLTTFPELSSRQVPERAIRTFKNHFIAGLCTTNPDFPLHLWDRLLPQALITLNLLRRSRINPKLSAHAQLHGAFDYNRTPLAPPGTRVLVHVKPAVRETWAPHAVEGWYLGPALNHYRCHRVWITETRAERVADTLSWFPTRIPMPAASSTDRALAAARDLVHALQHPSPASPFAPLDATKHQALTDLANLFATVAAPADDVPAPAPVPPVRPPAPATPPAQHFRGCPFLPQHFRGCPPWPPITLAPVTPAVAAAQHANKRQPQP, encoded by the exons ATGGTACCAGCAAAAACCGACGCCATACCAGCGCCAc tcccctccccgcctagtcCCCATACctcggccattgccgacaccgGTTGCACCGGCCATTACATCACCATCAACTGCCCCCACACCGACAAACGTCCTGCGAATCCcagccttgccgtccgtgtCCCTAACGGCGCCGTCCTCCGCTCAAGCCACATTGCCACCCTGGCCCTCCCTGGCTTCTCCCCTTCCGCTTGCCAGGCCCACATCTTCCCCGGGCTTGCCTCGCACCCACTCATTTCGATTGGGCAACTTtgcgacgacggctgcacTGCCACTTTCTCAGCCACTAGCCTCGAGATCCACCGCGACACCACACTACTCCTCTCCGGCACTCGTGCACCCACAACCGGCCTCTGGCACCTCGATCTTACCCCTGCCCAGCCTCCTGCCACCGCCCACGCTCTTGTTCCCAACACCCCCATTGCTGACCGCATTGCTTTCGTTCATGCCTCGCTCTTCTCCCCGACTCTCTCAACCTGGTGCCAGGCCCTCGACTCCGGCCATCTTACGACTTTTCCAGAACTTTCCTCCCGCCAAGTCC CCGAACGGGCCATCCGCACCTTCAAGAACCACTTTATTGCTGGTCTCTGCACCActaacccggattttccCTTGCACCTTTGGGACCGCCTCCTTCCCCAAGCCCTCATTACcctcaatcttcttcgtcgctcccgcatcaatcccaagTTGTCCGCCCACGCACAACTTCACGGTGCCTTCGACTACAACCGCACCCCGCTCGCTCCCCCTGGCACTCGCGTCTTAGTTCATGTCAAGCCTGCTGTTCGCGAAACCTGGGCCCCCCATGCTGTTGAAGGTTGGTATCTCGGCCCCGCTCTCAACCATTATCGCTGCCATCGCGTCTGGATCACGGAAACACGTGCCGAACGTGTTGCTGACACCCTTTCCTGGTTCCCGACCCGCATTCCCATGCccgccgcttcgtccaccgaccgcgccctggccgccgcccgtgaCCTAGTCCATGCCCTCCAGCATCCTTCCCCTGCGTCTCCGTTTGCCCCCCTTGATGCCACCAAGCACCAGGCCCTTACCGACCTCGCCAATCTCTTTGCCACTGTGGCCGCCCcagccgacgacgtccctgCACCCGCTCCGGTGCCTCCGGTCCGTCCCCCTGCCCCAGCAACCCCCCCAGCTCAG cacttccgagggtgcccgTTCCTGCCGcagcacttccgagggtgccccCCATGGCCACCTATCACTCTCGCACCGGTAACCccggccgtcgccgccgcacAGCACGCAAACAAAcggcaaccccaaccctag